A genome region from Arachis duranensis cultivar V14167 chromosome 8, aradu.V14167.gnm2.J7QH, whole genome shotgun sequence includes the following:
- the LOC107462760 gene encoding cellulose synthase A catalytic subunit 3 [UDP-forming]: protein MALEGEAGAKTMKALGGQVCQICGDNVGSTVNGEPFIACDVCAFPVCRPCYEYERKDGNQSCPQCKTRYKRHKGSPAILGDGEEDGGADDGASDYNYSSENQNEKPKISERSLGWQMTYGRMEEVGAPNYDKEVSHNHIPRLTSGQLSGELSAASPERLSMASPGVPHGKRVHNLQYSSELNQSPNIRVGDPGLGNVAWKERVDGWKMKQDKNAVPAPMSTGQATSERGAGDIDASTDVLLDDSLLNDEARQPLSRKVSIPSSRINPYRMVIVLRLVILCIFLHYRITNPVPNAFALWLISVICEIWFAISWILDQFPKWLPVNRETYLDRLAIRYDREGEPSQLAAVDIFVSTVDPLKEPPLVTANTVLSILAVDYPVDKVSCYVSDDGAAMLTFEALAETSEFARKWVPFCKKYNIEPRAPEWYFAQKIDYLKDKVQPSFVKDRRAMKREYEEFKIRVNGLVAKAQKIPEEGWVMQDGTPWPGNNTRDHPGMIQVFLGQSGGLDTEGNELPRLVYVSREKRPGFQHHKKAGAMNALVRVSAVLTNGPFLLNLDCDHYINNSKALREAMCFMMDPNLGKNVCYVQFPQRFDGIDRNDRYANRNTVFFDINLRGLDGIQGPVYVGTGCVFNRTALYGYEPPVKPKHKKAGLISSLCGGKRNKSSKSSKKGKDKKKSQKNVDPTVPIYNLEDIEEGVEGAGFDDEKSLLMSQMSLEKRFGQSAVFVASTLMENGGVPQSATPETLLKEAIHVISCGYEDKTEWGTEIGWIYGSVTEDILTGFKMHARGWRSIYCMPKLAAFKGSAPINLSDRLNQVLRWALGSVEILLSRHCPIWYGYSGRLKWLERFAYINTTIYPITSIPLLMYCTLPAVCLLTNKFIIPQISNIASIWFISLFLSIFATGILEMRWSGVGIDEWWRNEQFWVIGGVSAHLFAVFQGLLKVLAGIDTNFTVTSKASDEDGDFAELYMFKWTTLLIPPTTLLIINLVGVVAGISYAINSGYQSWGPLFGKLFFAFWVIIHLYPFLKGLMGRQNRTPTIVVVWSILLASIFSLLWVRIDPFTTKVTGPDVQQCGINC, encoded by the exons ATGGCGTTAGAAGGGGAAGCTGGG GCAAAGACAATGAAGGCATTGGGTGGCCAAGTCTGCCAGATCTGTGGTGATAACGTTGGGAGCACTGTAAATGGCGAGCCATTCATCGCGTGCGATGTTTGTGCTTTCCCTGTCTGCAGGCCTTGCTATGAGTATGAAAGGAAGGATGGCAATCAGTCTTGCCCTCAGTGCAAAACCCGTTACAAGAGGCACAAAG GCAGTCCTGCAATTCTTGGAGACGGGGAAGAGGATGGTGGTGCTGATGATGGTGCCAGTGACTACAATTACAGTTCAGAAAATCAGAACGAAAAGCCAAAGATTTCAGAACGCTCACTGGGCTGGCAAATGACATATGGGCGAATGGAGGAGGTTGGTGCACCGAATTATGATAAGGAAGTTTCTCACAATCATATTCCTCGGCTGACAAGTGGACAG ttATCTGGAGAGTTATCTGCTGCTTCACCTGAGAGGCTGTCAATGGCATCTCCTGGCGTCCCTCATGGGAAGCGTGTCCATAATCTTCAGTATTCATCTGAGCTTAATCAATCTC CAAATATTAGGGTTGGGGATCCAGGATTGGGCAATGTAGCATGGAAAGAAAGAGTTGATGGATGGAAAATGAAACAAGATAAGAATGCCGTTCCTGCTCCAATGAGCACAGGCCAGGCTACTTCTGAAAGAGGAGCTGGTGATATCGATGCTAGTACTGATGTGCTTTTGGATGATTCGTTGTT GAATGATGAAGCTCGACAACCTCTGTCCAGGAAGGTTTCTATTCCATCTTCTAGGATAAATCCATACCGTATGGTCATTGTTCTGCGGCTGGTTATCCTCTGCATCTTTCTGCATTACCGAATAACAAATCCTGTGCCCAATGCATTTGCATTGTGGTTAATATCTGTTATTTGTGAGATTTGGTTTGCCATATCTTGGATATTGGATCAGTTCCCTAAGTGGCTACCTGTGAACCGTGAAACATATCTTGACAGGCTTGCAATAAg ATATGATCGCGAGGGAGAACCATCACAGCTTGCAGCTGTTGACATTTTTGTCAGTACCGTGGATCCATTAAAGGAGCCCCCACTTGTGACTGCCAATACTGTACTATCCATACTTGCTGTTGACTACCCAGTTGATAAGGTTTCCTGCTATGTTTCTGATGATGGTGCTGCTATGCTGACATTTGAAGCTCTAGCTGAGACATCTGAATTTGCAAGGAAATGGGTTCCTTTCTGCAAGAAATACAACATTGAACCCAGGGCACCTGAGTGGTACTTCGCACAAAAGATTGACTACTTGAAAGACAAGGTTCAACCATCATTTGTCAAAGATCGTAGAGCAATGAAG AGAGAATATGAAGAATTTAAGATCCGTGTGAATGGACTTGTTGCGAAGGCACAAAAAATTCCTGAAGAAGGATGGGTGATGCAAGATGGTACCCCATGGCCTGGAAACAACACCAGAGACCATCCAGGAATGATACAG GTTTTCTTGGGGCAAAGTGGAGGTCTTGACACTGAGGGTAATGAACTTCCACGTCTAGTATATGTTTCTCGTGAAAAGCGTCCTGGTTTCCAACATCACAAGAAGGCCGGTGCCATGAATGCACTT GTTCGAGTATCAGCTGTCCTTACCAATGGACCTTTCTTATTGAATCTTGATTGTGATCACTACATAAACAACAGCAAGGCCTTGAGAGAAGCTATGTGTTTTATGATGGATCCCAATCTTGGGAAAAATGTTTGCTACGTCCAGTTTCCTCAGAGATTTGACGGTATTGATAGGAATGATCGTTACGCAAATCGTAATACTGTTTTCTTTGAT ATAAATTTGAGAGGTTTGGATGGAATTCAGGGGCCCGTTTATGTGGGCACTGGATGTGTATTTAACAGAACGGCTTTATATGGTTATGAACCTCCTGTAAAGCCCAAGCACAAAAAAGCTGGGTTGATCTCTTCACtctgtggtggaaagagaaATAAGAGCTCAAAATCTAGCAAGAAGGGTAAAGACAAGAAAAAATCGCAGAAGAATGTTGACCCAACTGTGCCCATCTACAATCTAGAGGATATAGAAGAAGGGGTTGAAG GTGCTGGATTTGACGATGAGAAATCACTACTCATGTCGCAAATGAGCCTTGAGAAAAGGTTTGGTCAATCTGCTGTTTTTGTTGCCTCCACACTCATGGAAAATGGTGGTGTTCCTCAGTCTGCTACTCCAGAAACTCTTCTTAAGGAGGCTATTCATGTCATCAGTTGTGGTTATGAGGATAAGACAGAATGGGGAACTGAG ATAGGATGGATCTATGGTTCTGTCACAGAAGATATTCTTACTGGATTTAAGATGCACGCCCGTGGTTGGCGGTCCATATATTGCATGCCCAAGCTCGCAGCATTTAAAGGTTCTGCTCCTATCAATCTTTCAGATCGTCTGAACCAAGTGCTTCGATGGGCTTTAGGTTCGGTGGAAATTCTTCTAAGCCGACACTGTCCCATCTGGTATGGTTATAGTGGAAGACTAAAGTGGCTGGAGAGGTTTGCATATATTAACACCACAATCTATCCAATCACTTCCATTCCCCTTCTCATGTATTGTACCTTGCCTGCTGTCTGTCTCCTCACTAACAAATTCATTATTCCACAG ATTAGTAACATCGCAAGTATATGGtttatctctctctttctttccatCTTTGCCACCGGTATCCTTGAGATGAGGTGGAGCGGTGTCGGAATTGATGAGTGGTGGAGAAATGAACAGTTTTGGGTTATTGGTGGTGTTTCAGCCCATCTTTTTGCTGTGTTCCAAGGTTTACTCAAGGTGCTTGCCGGAATTGACACCAACTTCACTGTTACATCAAAGGCATCAGATGAAGATGGGGACTTTGCAGAACTCTACATGTTCAAATGGACAACCCTTCTCATTCCGCCGACGACTCTTCTCATAATAAActtggtgggggttgttgcaGGTATCTCCTATGCCATTAACAGTGGGTACCAGTCATGGGGTCCCCTCTTTGGTAAGCTTTTCTTTGCATTTTGGGTGATCATCCATCTCTACCCCTTCCTCAAGGGTCTCATGGGACGGCAGAACAGAACGCCGACCATCGTTGTGGTCTGGTCCATTCTGCTTGCTTCCATTTTCTCTCTGTTATGGGTCCGAATTGACCCGTTCACTACCAAAGTCACCGGTCCTGATGTTCAGCAGTGTGGAATCAACTGCTAG
- the LOC107462825 gene encoding probable receptor-like protein kinase At1g11050, which produces MDTLDTQVAPFLLLLLFLFTILVSGTESALCPFDLNYVDTLTWDTSTCRDPIDTQHCCQTLLSLIGIGLSQHLKQTSQFQLQDNNTSASCLSEFRSKLSPLSLNTSMVSTCFQNSDFVSNSSSCAGIENIQDWKQKVGLISPLDTSCSGDMNGQTQCSICTDAGFKVTADLNQKDPNSTKCFYFTILYAAGVVNQFGPSNLGTASCILGLPLSTKKGSWNKEQVLKLVFGILGALGGVILTSVLIVLFRKWDRRRRENLYHRSIENSVRNSVLPNAGAKWFHISELERATNKFSQRNMIGQGGDGVVYKGTLSDGTLVAVKEILNLESKGDEEFCYEVDIISKIKHRNLLALRGCCVTSDNLKGKRRFLVYDYMPNDSLSYQLSIAGANRLTWPQRKSIILDVAKGLAYLHYEIKPPIYHRDIKATNILLDSKMKAKVADFGLAKQGSEGQSHLTTRVAGTYGYLAPEYALYGQLTEKSDVYSFGIVILEIMSGRKVLDTTNSNSNVVLITDWAWTLAKSGLTKEILDESIRGEGPEKIMERFVLVGILCGHAMVALRPTIAEAMKMLEGDIDIPELPDRPVPLGHESFRSSLLFGLQRSGRSMPYFSSYETNVTTSTM; this is translated from the exons ATGGATACCCTGGATACCCAAGTAGCGccctttctccttctcctcctcttcctcttcaccATTTTGGTATCTGGTACTGAATCAGCATTGTGCCCCTTTGATCTCAACTACGTTGACACCTTAACATGGGACACATCAACATGCAGAGACCCAATAGACACACAACACTGCTGCCAAACCCTTCTGAGTCTTATCGGCATTGGACTATCTCAGCACCTCAAACAAACCTCCCAGTTCCAACTACAGGATAACAATACTTCCGCATCTTGCTTATCCGAATTCAG ATCCAAGCTTTCACCCTTATCGCTGAACACATCTATGGTGTCCACATGCTTCCAGAACTCGGATTTCGTCTCGAATTCTTCGAGTTGTGCGGGGATTGAGAACATCCAAGATTGGAAGCAGAAGGTGGGGTTAATCTCCCCACTGGACACTTCTTGCAGTGGCGACATGAATGGCCAAACGCAGTGCAGCATTTGCACGGATGCGGGATTCAAGGTCACTGCAGACTTGAACCAAAAGGACCCAAATTCGACCAAATGCTTCTACTTCACAATCTTGTATGCTGCTGGTGTTGTTAACCAGTTTGGTCCAAGCAATTTGGGCACGGCTTCTTGCATTCTGGGCTTGCCACTGTCGACGAAGAAAGGGTCGTGGAACAAGGAACAAGTTTTGAAATTGGTTTTTGGAATATTGGGTGCTCTTGGTGGTGTTATTCTCACCTCGGTTCTGATTGTTTTGTTTAGAAAGTGGGATAGGAGGAGGAGGGAGAACCTTTATCACAGGTCAATCGAAAACAGCGTTAGGAACAGCGTTTTGCCTAATGCGGGGGCGAAATGGTTTCATATTTCAGAGCTTGAACGAGCCACGAACAAGTTTTCACAGAGGAATATGATTGGTCAAGGTGGTGATGGGGTAGTGTACAAGGGGACTCTTTCAGACGGCACTTTGGTTGCGGTTAAAGAGATTCTGAACTTGGAAAGCAAAGGGGATGAGGAGTTTTGCTATGAGGTAGATATCATAAGCAAAATAAAGCATAGAAATCTTCTTGCTCTTCGGGGTTGTTGCGTTACGAGCGATAACTTGAAAGGTAAAAGGAGGTTTCTGGTTTATGATTATATGCCTAATGACAGCCTCAGTTACCAATTGTCCATTGCTGGTGCTAATAGGCTAACATGGCCACAGAGGAAGAGCATAATTCTTGATGTGGCTAAGGGGCTTGCTTATTTGCATTACGAAATCAAACCCCCTATTTATCACCGCGACATTAAAGCGACCAACATACTTCTTGATAGCAAGATGAAAGCAAAAGTGGCAGATTTCGGATTAGCAAAACAGGGCAGTGAAGGCCAGTCTCACCTCACAACAAGGGTGGCTGGCACATACGGTTATCTAGCGCCAGAGTACGCGCTATACGGCCAACTAACAGAGAAGAGTGATGTGTATAGTTTTGGAATTGTGATCTTAGAGATCATGAGTGGGAGGAAGGTACTAGACACGACGAATTCGAATTCAAACGTGGTCTTGATCACGGATTGGGCGTGGACGCTCGCGAAATCAGGTCTGACGAAGGAGATTCTTGATGAGTCAATAAGGGGAGAAGGGCCAGAGAAGATCATGGAAAGGTTTGTTCTTGTTGGGATTCTTTGTGGTCATGCAATGGTTGCGCTTAGGCCTACCATTGCTGAGGCAATGAAGATGTTGGAGGGTGATATTGACATTCCTGAGTTGCCAGACAGGCCGGTACCACTTGGTCATGAGTCGTTTCgatcttctcttctctttggaTTGCAAAGAAGCGGAAGGTCCATGCCATATTTCTCATCTTATGAAACAAATGTGACTACGAGCACAATGTAG